Proteins encoded in a region of the Quercus lobata isolate SW786 chromosome 8, ValleyOak3.0 Primary Assembly, whole genome shotgun sequence genome:
- the LOC115956172 gene encoding uncharacterized protein LOC115956172 encodes MRAISWNCRGIGNPRSARALYDMVRRWKPKIVFLMETKSKVKRMDKIKNRIGFANGLIVPSRGHSGGVALLWTREVNLDINSYSGSHIDAIFKESEGNFQWRITGFYGHSETHRRYESWRLLAFLHSQFQLPWLCLGDFNEILLVNEKVGGITRPQQQMESFRNVVNFCSFLDLGYVGTDFTWCNMQEGENRIQFRIDRALANTEWIGNFEGARVYHLVDSTSDHCALFFTNSPPQHVSNAKRFHFEALWSKNEECRNIIESSWGMGVDLSTPEGFMVNLKRCASELSNWSSSVYGHIPKKIQSKRNALSALT; translated from the coding sequence ATGAGGGCTATAAGTTGGAACTGCCGGGGAATTGGGAACCCCCGATCAGCTCGAGCGTTGTATGATATGGTACGACGCTGGAAGCCTAAGATTGTCTTCCTTATGGAGACTAAATCAAAAGTAAAACGGatggataaaattaaaaacaggaTAGGTTTTGCAAATGGCCTTATTGTTCCTAGTAGAGGTCATAGTGGTGGTGTGGCCCTGTTATGGACTCGAGAAGTTAACCTGGATATCAATAGTTATTCGGGAAGccatattgatgctattttCAAGGAGTCTGAAGGCAATTTTCAGTGGAGGATTACGGGATTTTACGGTCATTCGGAAACTCACCGAAGGTATGAATCTTGGCGCCTTCTTGCTTTTTTACACAGTCAGTTCCAACTTCCATGGCTATGCCTGggggatttcaatgaaatattATTAGTTAATGAAAAAGTTGGGGGCATCACTCGTCCCCAGCAACAAATGGAGAGTTTTAGAAATGTTGTGAACTTTTGTAGCTTTTTGGACTTAGGTTATGTGGGAACTGATTTTACTTGGTGTAATATGCAAGAGGGGGAGAATAGAATTCAGTTTAGAATAGATAGAGCTCTAGCTAACACTGAGTGGATTGGGAATTTTGAAGGAGCGAGAGTTTACCACCTCGTGGACTCAACCTCTGACCATTGTGCTTTGTTTTTTACTAACTCTCCACCCCAACATGTTTCCAACGCCAAACGCTTCCATTTTGAAGCCCTGTGGTCAAAAAATGAGGAGTGTAGAAACATTATCGAATCATCCTGGGGGATGGGGGTGGACTTGAGTACACCGGAAGGTTTTATGGTAAATTTAAAGCGTTGTGCCTCGGAATTATCTAACTGGAGCTCCTCGGTCTATGGTCATATTCCTAAGAAAATTCAGTCAAAGAGGAATGCTCTGAGCGCCCTAACGTAG